The following coding sequences lie in one Alloacidobacterium dinghuense genomic window:
- a CDS encoding VOC family protein: MGQDEIRSNSARVDTKLEIVVIPVSDVDRAKEFYGGKLGWRLDADFDNGNDFRVIQFTPPGSGCPVIFGKNVTGATPGTAQGLYLIVADIAAARAEFLSHGVEVSEVFHNDGVYSGPDEPYLFGRVRVSGPDPEHRTYCSFASFKDPDGNGWLFQEITTRLPGRVVGSTTYGSATDLAQALRRAEAAHGEHEKHLGKRDENWPDWYAEYMVREQAGEKPPQ; the protein is encoded by the coding sequence ATGGGACAAGACGAAATTCGCAGCAATAGCGCGAGAGTCGACACGAAGCTTGAAATCGTTGTCATCCCTGTTTCGGATGTTGACCGCGCAAAGGAGTTCTACGGCGGGAAACTCGGGTGGCGGCTCGACGCCGACTTTGACAATGGCAACGACTTTCGCGTGATCCAGTTCACGCCGCCGGGCTCCGGGTGTCCGGTCATCTTTGGCAAGAATGTTACCGGGGCAACTCCCGGCACGGCCCAGGGCCTTTACCTGATCGTTGCTGACATCGCTGCAGCTCGCGCCGAATTTCTCAGTCACGGCGTTGAGGTCAGCGAGGTCTTCCACAACGACGGCGTGTACTCTGGCCCGGACGAGCCCTACTTGTTCGGTCGCGTCCGGGTCAGCGGCCCGGATCCAGAGCATCGCACCTACTGCTCCTTCGCCTCGTTCAAGGATCCGGACGGCAACGGCTGGCTCTTCCAGGAGATTACGACGCGGCTTCCGGGGCGTGTCGTCGGCAGTACGACATATGGGTCGGCGACTGATCTGGCGCAGGCGCTACGGCGTGCCGAGGCTGCGCATGGTGAACACGAGAAGCATCTTGGGAAACGCGATGAGAACTGGCCGGACTGGTATGCCGAATACATGGTGCGTGAGCAGGCTGGCGAAAAGCCGCCGCAATAG
- a CDS encoding toll/interleukin-1 receptor domain-containing protein: protein MAGVFISYRRDDSAGFAGALERELVTRLGRDRVFMDIKDIEGGTEFPTAIDQALKSSDVVIVLIGSRWLDATDAQGIRRLEKPGDFVRREVEFALAGRARVIPLLLDGTLLPAVEKLPIDLQPLRKRQTLELRNSHWDEDIARLLNHIREAMFALNIQETAEKIIGEGFNPNPPSSVQVNSLFYLGLALGVIFVVTGVVTGIESFRHQLPWYFALIFGGAGLLMCAGGALPFALRDRRRRMTKRLLKDGRPILTTFHRVEENTTIEVNGRHPFYVTTLWRNPVSHDLVQFRSPALWADPTAKASDRMITVMIDPDNLHHYVMDLSFLYHADPAIRRL, encoded by the coding sequence ATGGCTGGGGTTTTTATCAGCTACCGCCGGGATGACAGCGCTGGGTTCGCGGGCGCACTGGAGCGCGAACTCGTTACCCGTCTTGGCCGCGATCGTGTCTTCATGGACATTAAGGACATCGAAGGTGGCACGGAGTTTCCCACCGCGATTGACCAGGCATTGAAATCGAGTGACGTGGTGATCGTTCTCATCGGCTCGCGCTGGCTTGACGCAACGGATGCTCAAGGGATTCGCCGCCTGGAGAAACCGGGTGACTTCGTCCGCCGGGAAGTCGAATTTGCCCTTGCCGGCCGTGCACGTGTCATTCCATTGCTGTTGGATGGAACGCTGCTTCCAGCAGTGGAGAAACTGCCAATCGACCTGCAGCCGCTGAGAAAACGGCAGACACTGGAACTACGTAACAGCCACTGGGACGAGGATATCGCGAGACTGCTAAACCATATTCGCGAAGCGATGTTCGCCCTGAACATCCAAGAGACAGCAGAAAAGATTATAGGAGAGGGCTTTAATCCCAACCCACCCAGCAGTGTGCAAGTCAACAGCCTGTTTTACTTGGGGCTGGCGCTAGGTGTGATATTTGTCGTCACAGGCGTTGTTACGGGCATTGAGTCTTTCAGGCACCAGCTTCCTTGGTACTTCGCGCTGATCTTTGGTGGCGCCGGCCTCCTAATGTGTGCTGGCGGTGCGCTTCCTTTCGCGCTGCGGGATAGGCGACGCCGCATGACGAAACGCCTGCTGAAGGATGGAAGGCCCATCCTTACCACCTTTCATCGCGTGGAAGAAAACACCACCATCGAGGTAAATGGGCGCCACCCGTTCTACGTCACCACACTATGGCGGAACCCTGTCTCGCATGATCTCGTGCAATTCCGCAGCCCTGCGCTGTGGGCGGATCCCACTGCTAAGGCCAGCGACCGCATGATTACCGTTATGATCGACCCGGACAACCTCCATCACTACGTGATGGACCTTTCATTTCTCTATCATGCGGATCCGGCTATCCGTCGGTTGTAA
- the aceE gene encoding pyruvate dehydrogenase (acetyl-transferring), homodimeric type, which translates to MSMKLAVPVSADFTDEVAEWIEAFDQVVVDEGPEQAAELMGALRQRAREAGINTPGEIRTPYLNTIPKHDEVPYPGDRNIERRVESLIRWNAMAMVHHQNKKDAGIGGHISTYSSLATLLEVGFNHFFHAKYPSHAASGGQDQPGDFIYFQGHASPGVYARAYLEGRLNDDHLKNFRHELRDKPGLSSYPHPWLMPNFWRFPTVSMGIGPLNAIYQARFMRYLENRNLIEKTPRKIWAFVGDGETDEVDTLGAISVASREKLDNLVFVVNCNLQRLDGPVRGNKRIIDELEGVFRGAGWNVIKVIWGSDWDVLFERDHKGLLLKRMEECVDGEYQAFKAKGGAYLRKEFFGKYPELLELVSDMTDEQLARLHRGGHDPVKIYNAYKRAVEHRGGPTVILAKTVKGYGMGTTEARNAAHQEKKMTDDALTTFVKRFDIPVPEESAKQGKPYKPADDAPEIQYLQERRKALGGYMPQRETPELKFKAPEIDYYAEWTAGSKGRAVSTTMGFVSILRHLLKDPEIGKLIVPIVPDEGRTFGLESAIRQVGIYAAEGQKYKPHDLDMLLYYREEQDGQILEEGITEAGSMASFTAAGTAYSNYRTPTIPFYMYYSMFGFQRVGDMVWAFADSRGKGFLMGGTAGRTTMLGEGLQHQDGHSHVLASTVPTCLSYDPAYVYELAAILQDGIRRMYQENEPVFYYITMYNEDYAMPEMPEGVREGIVRGIYKFKSAPEGKAAKASVAQLFGSGPILNEAVRAQQILAEKYGVQTDVWSVTSYNELRREALSIERWNRLHPAEAEKTPYILQAIKGAKGPIIAATDYIKSVPDQLSPWLADRLVTLGTDGFGRSDNREHLRAHFEVNTESIVAATLSRLARDGKFDAKKAQAAFQELGVDTEKVDAAKA; encoded by the coding sequence ATGTCTATGAAACTGGCAGTGCCTGTTAGCGCGGACTTTACGGATGAAGTCGCAGAGTGGATTGAGGCTTTCGATCAGGTTGTTGTCGATGAGGGCCCGGAACAAGCAGCAGAGCTGATGGGCGCGCTGCGGCAGCGAGCACGCGAGGCCGGCATCAATACACCTGGCGAAATCCGCACCCCCTACCTCAATACCATCCCCAAACATGACGAAGTGCCGTACCCCGGTGACCGAAACATAGAGCGTCGCGTAGAGAGCCTGATTCGCTGGAACGCCATGGCGATGGTGCATCACCAGAACAAAAAAGATGCCGGTATCGGCGGCCATATTTCGACCTACTCATCCTTGGCGACGCTCTTAGAGGTAGGTTTCAATCACTTCTTTCACGCAAAGTATCCAAGCCACGCGGCGAGCGGGGGGCAAGACCAGCCCGGCGACTTCATCTATTTCCAAGGACACGCTTCACCCGGCGTCTACGCGCGTGCCTATCTGGAAGGCCGCCTGAATGACGATCATCTCAAAAATTTCCGCCACGAATTGCGCGACAAGCCAGGCCTGTCGTCCTACCCCCACCCCTGGCTGATGCCGAATTTCTGGCGTTTCCCGACAGTTTCGATGGGTATCGGTCCGCTGAACGCGATCTATCAGGCGCGTTTTATGCGCTATCTCGAAAACCGCAATCTCATCGAGAAGACCCCGCGCAAAATCTGGGCCTTCGTCGGCGACGGCGAAACAGACGAAGTCGACACTCTTGGTGCAATCTCAGTCGCCTCACGCGAAAAGCTCGACAATCTGGTCTTCGTCGTCAACTGCAACCTGCAGCGCCTCGACGGCCCAGTACGCGGCAATAAGCGGATCATCGACGAGCTCGAAGGCGTCTTCCGCGGCGCTGGCTGGAATGTCATCAAGGTCATCTGGGGCTCGGATTGGGATGTCCTCTTTGAGCGCGATCACAAGGGCCTGCTGCTGAAGCGCATGGAGGAGTGCGTTGACGGCGAATATCAGGCATTCAAAGCCAAGGGCGGCGCATATCTGCGCAAGGAATTCTTCGGCAAGTACCCCGAACTCCTCGAACTCGTCAGCGATATGACCGACGAGCAACTCGCGCGCCTGCATCGCGGTGGCCACGACCCGGTAAAGATTTACAACGCCTACAAGCGCGCCGTCGAGCACCGCGGGGGGCCCACCGTCATCCTCGCCAAGACGGTTAAAGGCTACGGCATGGGTACCACCGAAGCCCGCAATGCAGCGCACCAGGAAAAGAAAATGACCGACGACGCGCTCACCACCTTCGTGAAGCGTTTCGACATCCCCGTTCCAGAAGAGTCCGCCAAGCAGGGTAAGCCCTACAAGCCCGCAGACGACGCGCCGGAGATCCAATACCTGCAAGAGCGCCGCAAGGCGCTCGGCGGATACATGCCGCAGCGCGAAACCCCTGAGCTGAAATTCAAAGCCCCTGAGATCGACTACTACGCCGAGTGGACCGCCGGATCGAAAGGCCGCGCCGTATCCACTACGATGGGTTTTGTCAGCATTCTGCGCCACCTGCTGAAAGATCCTGAGATCGGCAAGCTGATTGTGCCAATCGTTCCCGACGAGGGCCGCACCTTTGGCTTGGAGTCCGCCATCCGCCAGGTTGGCATCTACGCGGCCGAAGGGCAGAAGTACAAGCCGCACGATCTCGACATGCTGCTCTACTACCGTGAAGAGCAGGACGGCCAGATTCTTGAAGAGGGCATTACTGAAGCTGGATCGATGGCCTCCTTCACCGCCGCAGGCACCGCTTACTCCAACTACCGCACGCCGACCATCCCGTTCTACATGTACTACTCGATGTTCGGCTTCCAGCGCGTTGGCGATATGGTGTGGGCGTTCGCTGATTCACGCGGCAAGGGCTTCCTCATGGGAGGCACCGCCGGACGCACCACCATGCTCGGTGAAGGCCTCCAGCATCAGGACGGCCACAGCCACGTCCTCGCCAGCACCGTGCCAACCTGCCTGAGCTACGACCCGGCATACGTCTACGAACTCGCCGCCATTCTGCAGGACGGCATCCGCCGCATGTATCAGGAAAATGAGCCGGTCTTCTACTACATCACCATGTACAACGAAGACTATGCCATGCCGGAAATGCCTGAAGGCGTCCGCGAGGGCATCGTGCGCGGCATCTACAAATTCAAGAGCGCCCCGGAGGGCAAGGCCGCAAAAGCATCTGTAGCCCAGCTCTTTGGCAGCGGCCCTATCCTGAATGAAGCCGTCCGCGCCCAGCAGATTCTCGCCGAAAAATACGGCGTACAGACCGACGTATGGAGCGTGACCAGCTACAACGAACTACGCCGTGAAGCCCTATCCATCGAGCGCTGGAACCGCCTGCACCCGGCAGAAGCGGAAAAGACCCCGTACATCCTGCAAGCCATCAAGGGCGCAAAAGGCCCCATCATCGCAGCGACCGACTACATAAAGTCTGTCCCCGACCAACTCTCACCCTGGCTCGCCGACCGTCTCGTGACACTCGGTACCGACGGCTTCGGACGCAGCGACAACCGTGAGCATCTCCGCGCGCACTTTGAAGTCAACACTGAATCCATCGTCGCCGCCACGCTTTCCAGGCTGGCACGCGACGGCAAATTCGACGCGAAAAAAGCGCAAGCGGCTTTTCAGGAACTAGGAGTGGACACCGAAAAGGTAGACGCAGCCAAAGCCTAG
- a CDS encoding DEAD/DEAH box helicase, whose translation MLFPPALPEESAQSAAIPESLAWAHPVVQEWFVRKFGTPTEPQEEGWPHILAGKPTLISAPTGSGKTLAAFLICIDQLIRKALEGRLGSETEVVYVSPLKALSNDVQKNLEAPLKEIQQLALDRGYLSPQIRTAVRTGDTLPAERQRMLKHPPHILVTTPESLYILLTAEKSRNNLRRVNTVIVDEIHAVADDKRGAHLALTLERLDALVSGENRLSVGDWVTGGREVPQRIGLSATQNPIELVAEFLGGNRGKSVEVVQVGQRRTLDLAIEVPDEELGAVASNAIWDGIYKRLAELALEHRSTLVFVNTRRLVERLAFCMGELLGEENVAAHHGSLSRKLRLEAERRLKQGEIRLLVATASLELGIDIGNVDLVCQINSPRAIAAAMQRVGRAGHWRGAIPKGRFFATTRDDLLEHAALIRAMRSGVLDRLEIPPQPMDVLMQQIVAACAAEPWEEDALFEVLRRALPYRDLTRHEFDEALCLLTDGIEASRGRYGSYLLRDRVHGRIQARRGARTIAVSNGGTIPDTALYAVIAEPEGVQIATLDEDFAIESMAGDIILLGNTSWRVQRVESRVGRVLVEDAHGQPPNVPFWRGEAPQRTIELSQFVSELRQEIDRRTTTVLPGYISQSNAEVAETVAWLKQECGVCESGAEQMVGYITAGRAILGAVPTLTTVIAERFFDEGGGMQLILHAPFGGRINKAWGLALRKRFCRGFNFELQAAATDNGLNISLAEQHSFPLSDVFQFLTEHTVTDLLEQASLASPIFKARWKWDAGRSLQLLRFKNGKKIPPQIQRTRADDLLASVFPQVAACQENIEGDIEIPNHPLVREVMKDVLGEAMDLEGLKRVLQDMHSGRIRCLAVDTATPSHFAHEMLNANPYAYLDDAPLEERRARAVSMRGVLPDNLLGDAGRLSPEAIASVREEIWPDIRDEHELHDLLCSLVIVPADVLSHPAARDWDIFSSRLEEQRRAAFAIVDQRSYLCAAERADWLRLLWPEVKFADSGRFVSVLVTDADEALRKVVQGWMAILGPVSSRSLAGRLGVASSEIWKQMLRLEMSGTILRGVFEGRGSLESLPDEDVEWCERRLLQRIHKRTLVALRKQVEPVTPSVFMQWLLRWQHVAPNTQLTGEAGVLEALRRLEGFEAPAIEWERSILPQRVAGYDPRWLDGLCLSGVVGWGRISPHPAFASVKSGGPRRVVPTSMAPVTFFVREEALWMDLCLSERKIPETCLTACLSELTGRVRDLLSSSGAMFAGDLVRRLGVQGAELDLALWELVAAGLVTADGFDSLRVLIDPRRKQVAATRVRAKQAAGRWSLFRALEDPDGGQTGTHAVLRRESEIESACRMLLARYGVVFRDLLERETTVPPWRELLQFLRRMEARGEVRGGRFVSGFGGEQFALPAALESLREARRSGIKLEPVTVAAADPLNLIGIVVPGERVAAVAGNRVTFNEAVLMPLEGNALSSADRVSSKAPSLSSSGWGTTDSTLRLPLAESSYEQPPTV comes from the coding sequence ATGCTGTTTCCGCCTGCCTTGCCGGAGGAAAGCGCGCAATCTGCGGCGATTCCCGAGAGCCTCGCCTGGGCGCATCCCGTCGTGCAGGAATGGTTCGTTCGCAAGTTCGGCACGCCAACCGAGCCGCAGGAAGAGGGCTGGCCCCACATCCTGGCAGGCAAGCCAACGCTCATTTCAGCGCCGACAGGTTCCGGCAAAACGCTGGCTGCGTTTCTCATTTGCATCGACCAACTCATCCGCAAGGCTCTTGAAGGCCGCCTCGGATCGGAGACGGAGGTCGTCTACGTATCGCCACTCAAAGCGCTCTCAAACGACGTACAGAAGAACCTTGAAGCGCCGCTGAAAGAAATCCAACAACTGGCCCTCGATCGCGGCTATTTGTCACCGCAGATTCGGACTGCGGTTCGCACAGGCGATACTCTCCCCGCCGAGCGGCAGCGAATGCTGAAGCATCCGCCACATATTCTGGTTACCACGCCGGAATCGCTCTACATTCTGCTGACAGCCGAGAAGAGCCGCAACAACCTGCGCCGCGTGAATACAGTGATTGTGGATGAAATTCACGCCGTCGCCGATGACAAGCGTGGCGCGCACCTGGCCCTAACGCTGGAAAGGCTGGACGCGCTGGTCAGTGGCGAAAACCGCCTTTCTGTAGGCGATTGGGTTACAGGTGGCCGCGAAGTACCACAGCGTATTGGCCTATCGGCTACGCAGAATCCAATAGAGCTGGTAGCAGAGTTCCTGGGCGGAAATCGCGGCAAGAGCGTCGAAGTTGTACAGGTCGGACAGCGACGCACACTCGACCTTGCCATCGAAGTTCCGGACGAAGAGCTGGGCGCAGTCGCAAGCAACGCCATCTGGGACGGCATCTACAAGCGACTCGCCGAGCTAGCGCTGGAACACCGCTCAACACTGGTCTTCGTCAACACGCGACGGCTCGTCGAACGACTCGCATTCTGTATGGGCGAGCTTCTCGGCGAAGAGAACGTAGCAGCGCATCACGGAAGCCTCTCCCGCAAGCTACGCCTCGAAGCGGAGCGCAGATTGAAGCAGGGTGAAATTCGCCTGCTTGTAGCGACCGCGTCGCTCGAACTAGGGATCGACATCGGCAACGTCGATCTGGTCTGCCAGATAAACTCGCCGCGTGCGATTGCCGCAGCCATGCAGCGCGTAGGCCGCGCCGGACACTGGCGAGGCGCGATTCCGAAGGGCCGCTTCTTCGCCACGACTCGCGACGACCTGCTCGAACACGCAGCCCTCATCCGTGCCATGCGTTCCGGAGTTCTCGACAGGCTGGAGATTCCGCCGCAACCGATGGACGTGCTGATGCAGCAGATTGTCGCAGCCTGTGCCGCCGAGCCGTGGGAAGAGGACGCGCTCTTCGAAGTGCTGCGGCGTGCGCTGCCTTATCGCGACCTGACTCGCCACGAGTTTGACGAGGCGCTGTGTCTCCTGACCGACGGCATCGAAGCCAGCCGAGGACGCTACGGTTCTTACCTGCTGCGAGATCGCGTCCACGGTCGCATCCAGGCGAGACGAGGCGCGCGGACAATCGCAGTCTCAAACGGCGGAACGATCCCTGACACTGCGCTGTACGCAGTCATCGCGGAACCCGAAGGCGTGCAAATCGCGACTCTGGACGAAGACTTCGCCATCGAGTCGATGGCCGGCGATATCATCCTGCTCGGGAACACAAGCTGGCGCGTGCAGCGAGTCGAGAGCCGCGTCGGGCGTGTGTTGGTGGAAGACGCTCATGGGCAGCCTCCTAACGTGCCCTTCTGGCGCGGGGAAGCGCCGCAGCGGACGATTGAGTTGTCGCAGTTTGTCTCCGAATTGCGACAGGAGATCGACCGGCGGACGACAACCGTTCTTCCCGGTTACATCAGCCAGTCGAATGCAGAAGTTGCGGAGACAGTCGCATGGCTCAAACAGGAGTGTGGTGTCTGCGAGTCTGGCGCAGAGCAGATGGTTGGGTACATCACGGCCGGACGTGCCATTCTGGGCGCAGTTCCAACGCTTACGACGGTCATCGCCGAGCGCTTCTTCGATGAGGGCGGAGGCATGCAGCTCATTCTGCACGCCCCCTTCGGCGGACGCATCAACAAGGCTTGGGGATTGGCCTTACGCAAGCGCTTCTGCCGAGGCTTCAACTTCGAGCTGCAAGCCGCCGCGACAGACAACGGCCTGAACATCTCGCTTGCCGAGCAGCACAGCTTCCCACTGAGCGATGTCTTCCAGTTTCTGACGGAACACACGGTTACCGATCTGCTGGAACAGGCCTCGCTGGCATCGCCAATCTTCAAGGCGCGCTGGAAATGGGATGCCGGACGCAGCCTGCAACTGCTGCGCTTCAAAAACGGGAAGAAGATTCCGCCGCAGATTCAGCGGACGCGCGCGGATGATCTGCTGGCAAGCGTCTTCCCACAAGTAGCGGCGTGCCAGGAGAACATCGAAGGGGATATCGAGATTCCCAACCATCCCCTCGTTCGTGAAGTGATGAAAGATGTGCTTGGTGAGGCTATGGATCTCGAAGGACTGAAACGAGTTCTTCAGGACATGCATTCCGGCAGGATCCGTTGCCTCGCCGTCGACACCGCAACGCCGTCGCACTTTGCGCACGAGATGCTGAATGCGAATCCGTATGCTTATCTCGATGACGCTCCGCTGGAAGAGCGGCGCGCGCGGGCGGTCAGCATGCGCGGCGTTCTACCGGACAATCTGCTGGGCGACGCGGGCAGGCTTTCTCCGGAGGCAATCGCTTCAGTTCGTGAGGAAATCTGGCCCGATATTCGCGACGAGCACGAACTCCATGACTTGTTGTGCTCGCTGGTCATTGTTCCTGCGGATGTCTTGTCGCATCCAGCGGCCCGTGATTGGGACATCTTCTCTTCGCGTCTGGAAGAACAGAGACGTGCTGCCTTTGCCATTGTGGATCAGCGCAGTTACCTGTGCGCCGCTGAACGTGCTGATTGGTTGAGGTTGCTTTGGCCTGAAGTCAAGTTCGCCGATTCCGGCCGTTTCGTATCTGTACTCGTGACAGATGCAGATGAGGCTTTGCGCAAGGTTGTACAAGGTTGGATGGCGATTCTCGGACCAGTGTCGTCGCGGTCATTGGCGGGAAGGCTTGGCGTTGCCTCGAGCGAGATCTGGAAGCAGATGCTTCGACTTGAGATGTCAGGGACGATTCTACGCGGCGTCTTCGAGGGCCGTGGATCCTTAGAATCTCTGCCCGATGAGGATGTGGAATGGTGTGAGCGGCGGCTGTTACAGCGGATTCACAAGCGGACGCTGGTGGCTCTGCGAAAGCAGGTTGAACCCGTCACACCCTCTGTCTTTATGCAGTGGCTATTGAGGTGGCAACATGTGGCTCCCAATACTCAGCTTACTGGTGAAGCAGGGGTTCTCGAGGCGCTGCGCAGGCTTGAAGGCTTTGAGGCTCCGGCAATTGAGTGGGAGCGGTCGATTCTGCCTCAGCGCGTTGCCGGCTACGATCCGCGCTGGCTGGATGGCCTGTGTTTGTCGGGCGTTGTGGGGTGGGGGCGGATTTCGCCACATCCAGCATTCGCTTCCGTGAAGTCAGGCGGCCCGCGGCGCGTTGTGCCGACGAGCATGGCTCCGGTGACGTTCTTTGTGCGGGAAGAGGCACTCTGGATGGATTTGTGCCTCTCCGAGCGCAAGATTCCGGAGACTTGCCTGACAGCCTGCCTCAGTGAGCTTACCGGTCGCGTTCGTGATCTTCTCTCATCGAGCGGGGCGATGTTTGCCGGCGATCTGGTTCGTCGGCTCGGCGTTCAGGGGGCGGAACTTGACCTCGCGCTTTGGGAACTGGTGGCTGCCGGACTTGTGACGGCGGATGGCTTCGACAGTCTGCGAGTGCTGATTGATCCCCGGCGGAAGCAGGTTGCGGCTACTCGGGTGCGGGCGAAGCAGGCGGCTGGGCGTTGGAGCTTGTTCCGGGCGTTGGAAGATCCCGACGGCGGCCAAACGGGGACTCATGCCGTTCTCCGGCGCGAATCTGAGATCGAGTCGGCTTGCCGGATGTTGCTGGCGCGCTATGGCGTCGTGTTTCGCGACCTTCTGGAGCGGGAGACTACGGTTCCGCCCTGGCGCGAATTGCTGCAGTTCCTACGCCGGATGGAGGCTCGCGGCGAGGTTCGGGGCGGGCGCTTTGTGTCCGGCTTCGGCGGCGAGCAGTTTGCGCTGCCTGCGGCGTTGGAATCGTTGCGCGAGGCTCGGCGTAGCGGGATCAAGCTAGAGCCGGTCACGGTGGCGGCTGCCGATCCGTTGAATCTAATCGGGATTGTGGTGCCGGGCGAACGCGTGGCAGCCGTGGCCGGCAACCGGGTTACGTTTAATGAAGCTGTTCTTATGCCCCTAGAAGGGAATGCTCTCTCAAGTGCCGATCGGGTTTCCTCTAAAGCGCCATCCCTGTCTTCATCGGGATGGGGCACCACGGATTCCACGCTGCGGTTGCCTTTGGCAGAATCGAGTTATGAGCAACCTCCCACCGTCTGA
- a CDS encoding DegT/DnrJ/EryC1/StrS family aminotransferase, with protein MNIPLSQPDITEAEIEAVVAVLRSSRLSIGPKQEEFEHLLATDIGVPHAVAVSSGTAGLHLCIRALGIGKEDEVIVPSFAFVSAANAIRYEGATPVFVDIEPATLNMDPARIEEALTPRTRAILAVHTFGCPADMDAILDIARRHRLLVIEDCCEAIGAEYRGQRVGSFGDAAVFAFYPNKQITMGEGGVVVTRNADMARDIRALRNQGRYESDEWYQHKVLGYNYRLSEMSCALGCVQMQRIDDILARREAVALKYHENLRGQKGVIVPPTQLDQKRISWFVYVIRLASGFQQADRDAIVQSLGADGISCGRYFAPIHKQPAYQQFAALRSLPVTESLSTRTVALPFFNRITDSEIEYVCSSLVHLATTASLEQ; from the coding sequence ATGAACATTCCATTGTCACAGCCCGACATCACTGAAGCAGAAATTGAAGCGGTAGTCGCTGTTCTTCGCAGTTCCAGACTGAGCATCGGCCCAAAGCAGGAGGAATTCGAACACCTCTTGGCCACTGATATTGGTGTGCCGCATGCAGTTGCCGTGAGTTCAGGCACGGCCGGGTTGCATCTGTGCATCCGGGCACTGGGCATTGGCAAGGAGGACGAGGTGATTGTTCCCTCATTTGCCTTTGTCTCTGCGGCGAATGCAATCCGTTATGAAGGCGCCACGCCAGTCTTTGTTGATATCGAGCCGGCAACGCTCAACATGGACCCGGCGCGCATCGAAGAGGCCCTCACGCCACGGACGCGCGCCATTCTGGCGGTGCATACTTTCGGTTGCCCTGCAGACATGGACGCAATCCTCGATATCGCACGCCGCCATCGTCTTCTCGTGATCGAGGACTGCTGCGAAGCGATCGGCGCGGAATACCGGGGACAAAGAGTCGGATCGTTTGGCGACGCGGCAGTATTCGCGTTCTATCCCAACAAGCAGATCACGATGGGCGAGGGCGGTGTCGTGGTAACCCGCAACGCAGATATGGCGCGCGATATTCGCGCGCTGCGCAACCAAGGGCGATACGAATCGGATGAGTGGTACCAGCACAAGGTACTCGGCTATAACTACCGTCTTTCAGAAATGAGCTGTGCACTCGGTTGCGTCCAGATGCAACGAATCGATGATATCCTCGCCCGCCGTGAGGCCGTAGCGCTGAAGTATCACGAGAATCTACGTGGTCAGAAAGGAGTGATCGTTCCTCCGACCCAACTCGATCAGAAGCGCATCAGCTGGTTTGTGTATGTCATTCGCCTGGCATCGGGGTTCCAGCAGGCGGATCGAGATGCAATCGTTCAGTCTCTCGGGGCTGATGGAATCAGCTGCGGCCGCTATTTTGCTCCGATCCACAAACAGCCGGCATACCAGCAATTTGCTGCTCTGCGTTCGCTTCCAGTCACTGAGTCGCTCAGCACACGGACGGTCGCGCTTCCTTTTTTCAATCGAATTACCGATTCTGAAATCGAATATGTCTGCAGTTCCCTGGTGCATCTGGCAACCACAGCTTCTCTGGAGCAATAG